From the genome of Brevundimonas sp. NIBR11:
GGCCGCCGCCCACGCGCCGCGTCCCAATCTGGACTGGGACGCCTTGGCCTTCCAGGAGCCGGCCGTGCTGAGCGCGGGCTACCGCCAGCAGGTCGCGGCCTAGACATCTTCGCTTGAGCCTGAGCGGGCGATCCGTCACCTTGCGGCGCTCCCATGAACGCCCCCCTCTCCCATCCGCCGAAGACCGACGTCCCTGACGGCGTCACGCCGTTCATGGCGCAATATCTGGCGGCCAAGGCGTCGCAGCCGGATGCGATCCTGTTCTTCCGCATGGGCGATTTCTACGAGCTGTTCTTCAAGGACGCCGAGGTGGTCGCGGGCGCCATCGGCCTGACCCTGACCAAGCGGGGCAAGCATCTGGGCGAGGACATCGCCATGTGCGGCATGCCCCACCATGCGGCCGAGGGCTATATCGCCCGACTGATCCGCCAGGGGTTCAAGGTCGCCATCTGCGAGCAGATGGAGGATCCAGCCGAGGCCAAGAAGCGCGGATCGAAAGCCATCGTCCGGCGCGACATCGTGCGCGTGGTGACGCCGGGCACCCTGACCGAGGATTCGCTGCTGGATGCGCGGGGCGCGAACCGGCTGGCGGCGGTGACGATCCGCAAGGGCCGTGCGGCCGTGGCGGTGGTCGAGCTGTCGGCGGGGGCGGTGGATTGCGTCGCCTGCGAGATCGGCGATCTGGCCGCGACGCTGGCGGCGTTCCGGCCGAGCGAGGTTCTGGTCACCGACAAACTGTTCTCCGACCCGGAGCTGAAGGGCGCACTGGACGGGTCGGGAGGCGTGGTTCAGGCGCTCGCCTCGGCCATCGCGGAGCCGGCGGCGGCGGGGACGCGGGTCGCAAGGCTCTACGGCGTCGCCTCTCTGGACGGGTTCGGCGCGTTCGAGGAGGCGGAAGTCTCCGCGCTGGGCCTCATCGCCGCCTATCTGGAGACGACCCAGGCCGGCAAGATCCCGGCTCTGTCGCCGCCGAGGCGGTCGGGCGACGCGGGCTTCCTCGCCATCGACCCGGCGACGCGGTTGTCGCTCGAAATCGACCGGACGCAGAGGGGGGAGCGGGAGGGCTCTCTGCTCGCCTGCATCGACCGGACGGTGACCTCGGGCGGGGCGCGGGCCCTGGCCGAACGGATCGCCCGGCCGCTGAGGAATCCGGTCGAAATCAATCATGGACTGGATGCGGTCGAGTGGCTGCTGGAGCGGCGCTCGCTGCGCCGGGATATACGCGATGGGCTAAAGGCGTCGGCCGATGTGGCGCGGGCCGTGTCGCGGCTGGCTCTGGGACGCGGCGGACCGCGCGATCTGGCGGGCATCCGCTCAGGTCTGACGATCGCGGAAGGGATCGCCGGACTGTTCACGGTTTCGCCCGACCCGCTGACAGGACCGCCCGCTCGGATCGTGGGATGTCTCGACCGTCTGACCCTGTCGCCCGAGGTGGCGCGGCTGATGCTGGATCTGGCCGAGGGGCTGATCGTGGAGCCGCCGCATCTGGCGCGCGACGGCGGCTTCGTGCGGCCGGGCTTCCGGCCGGAGCTGGATGCGTCCCGGGCCCTGCGCGACGACAGCCGCCGGGTCGTGGCCGATCTGGAAGCGCGTGCCGTGGCGGAGAGCGGCGTGCCATTCAAGATCAGGCACAACGCGGTTCTGGGCTATTTCCTCGAGACCACGGCTAAGCACGCCGAACCCCTGTTCCGGGCGGGACCGGAGAGCCCGTTCATCCACCGCCAGACCCTGGCGGCCCAGGTGCGGTTCACCACCGTCGAACTGTCGGAGCTGGACGCCAAGATCAGCCAGGCCGGGCATCGGGCGCTCGCCATGGAGGGCGAGACCTTCGAGGGCTGGCGGCAGACCGTGCAGGCGCTCGCCATGCCGTTGCAGGCCGTGGCCGACGCGCTGGCTGAACTGGACGCCACGGCGGCCCTCGCCGAGTGGGCGGAAGAAGTCGGGGCGGTGCGGCCGCTGGTGGACGATTCGAAAGTCTTCGCCGTCGAGGCCGGTCGCCACCCCGTCGTCGAGGCGGCGGTGAAACGGGCGGGCGACCCCTTCACGCCAAATAACTGTCGACTGGACGGCGACGGGATCGGCTGCGCGCGCCTCAGCATCGTCACCGGGCCGAACATGGCCGGCAAGTCGACCTTCCTGCGCCAGAACGCCCTGCTGGTGGTCCTGGCGCAAGGCGGATGTTTCGTGCCGGCGAAGTCGATGCGGCTGGGCGTCGTCGATCGGCTGTTCAGTCGCGTCGGCGCCGGGGACGATCTGGCGCGCGGACGGTCCACCTTCATGATGGAGATGGTCGAGACCGCCGCCATCCTGACCCAGGCGACGGATCGCAGCTTCGTCGTGCTGGACGAGATCGGGCGCGGCACGGCGACCTACGACGGTCTGGCCATCGCCTGGGCCTGCGCCGAGGCCCTGCACGATGTGAACAAGGCCCGGACCCTGTTCGCGACCCACTATCACGAGCTGGCGCGGCTGGAGGAGCGGCTGGACCACGTGTGCAACCTCTCCATGAAGGCGAAGGAGTGGAACGGGGAGCTCGTCTTCCTGCACGAGGCGGCGCCCGGGGCGGCCGACCGCTCCTATGGCGTGCAGGTGGCGAAACTGGCGGGCGTGCCTCCGGCCGTGGTGGCGCGCGCCCGGTCTGTGCTCGACCGGCTGGAGACCGAGAAGGCGGCGCAGGGGCGGCTGGACGACCTGCCGCTGTTCGCCTTGGCGGAGCCTGCGCCCCTGCTGATGAAGTCGGCCATCGACGAGGCGGTGGCGGCGCTGGATCCAGACACACTCAGCCCCCGTGAGGCGCTGGAGGCGCTGTACCGGTTGAAGGGACTGGCGAAGTCGTGACCTCGCCGCTCGACGTCCGTCTCGACGCCCTCGTCGGCGCCTCGGGCGTGCGTCCCGCCGTCGCCGCGATTTTGAAGGACCACTACGACGCCGCCCGCGAAAAGATCGCGACGAAGCTGGCCAATGGTTTGCCGGGCGTCGAGGTCGCCCGCCTCTACGCCGCCGCCGCCGACGAACTGCTGATCGCTCTGTGGCGGTTCACCACCGAGACCCTCTATCCGTCGCACAATCCGACCGAGGCCGAGAAGCTGAGCCTGATCGCCGTCGGCGGCTATGGGCGGGGGGTGCTGGCGCCGTTCTCGGACCTCGACCTCGTCTTCCTGCGTCCGTGGAAGACGACCGCCCGCACCGAGACGGTGGCTGAGTTCATGCTCTACGTCCTGTGGGATCTGGGGCTGAAGGTCGGGTCGTCGGCCCGGTCGGTGGAGGAGGCGCTGTCTCTCGCCCGCACCGACATGACCATCCGCACGGCGCTTCTGGAGGCGCGCTCCCTGGCGGGGGACGCCCATCTGACCGAGGATTTCCTCTGGCGCTTCCGAGGCATGGTGACCAACGCCGACCCTCGCCCCTTCATCGCCGCCAAGATGGAGGAGCGCGACAATCGGCACTCCAAATCCGGCGCCGTCCGCTATCGCGTCGAGCCCAACATCAAGGACGGCAAGGGGGGGCTTCGCGACCTCAACACCCTTTTCTGGATCGCCCGGTCCCTGGCGCCGGAAAGCCCGCTCGGCGCCAAGGTGCTGGACGACCTGCTGACGCCCCGCGAACGCCGCACCTTCGAGGAGGCCTTCGACTT
Proteins encoded in this window:
- the mutS gene encoding DNA mismatch repair protein MutS; amino-acid sequence: MNAPLSHPPKTDVPDGVTPFMAQYLAAKASQPDAILFFRMGDFYELFFKDAEVVAGAIGLTLTKRGKHLGEDIAMCGMPHHAAEGYIARLIRQGFKVAICEQMEDPAEAKKRGSKAIVRRDIVRVVTPGTLTEDSLLDARGANRLAAVTIRKGRAAVAVVELSAGAVDCVACEIGDLAATLAAFRPSEVLVTDKLFSDPELKGALDGSGGVVQALASAIAEPAAAGTRVARLYGVASLDGFGAFEEAEVSALGLIAAYLETTQAGKIPALSPPRRSGDAGFLAIDPATRLSLEIDRTQRGEREGSLLACIDRTVTSGGARALAERIARPLRNPVEINHGLDAVEWLLERRSLRRDIRDGLKASADVARAVSRLALGRGGPRDLAGIRSGLTIAEGIAGLFTVSPDPLTGPPARIVGCLDRLTLSPEVARLMLDLAEGLIVEPPHLARDGGFVRPGFRPELDASRALRDDSRRVVADLEARAVAESGVPFKIRHNAVLGYFLETTAKHAEPLFRAGPESPFIHRQTLAAQVRFTTVELSELDAKISQAGHRALAMEGETFEGWRQTVQALAMPLQAVADALAELDATAALAEWAEEVGAVRPLVDDSKVFAVEAGRHPVVEAAVKRAGDPFTPNNCRLDGDGIGCARLSIVTGPNMAGKSTFLRQNALLVVLAQGGCFVPAKSMRLGVVDRLFSRVGAGDDLARGRSTFMMEMVETAAILTQATDRSFVVLDEIGRGTATYDGLAIAWACAEALHDVNKARTLFATHYHELARLEERLDHVCNLSMKAKEWNGELVFLHEAAPGAADRSYGVQVAKLAGVPPAVVARARSVLDRLETEKAAQGRLDDLPLFALAEPAPLLMKSAIDEAVAALDPDTLSPREALEALYRLKGLAKS